A single region of the Chryseobacterium culicis genome encodes:
- a CDS encoding LLM class flavin-dependent oxidoreductase, whose product MELGIGMFGDLAFDQSTGKYRDAGIKIREILDQVKFMDEVGLDVFAMGEHHRPDYAVSSPEIVLAAAASITKNIKLASGVTVLSSSEPVKVYEDFSTLDLISDGRAEIFVGRGSFIESFPLYGYSLNDYEQLFDEKLELLLKINSEENVSWSGKLRAPMQNQTVYPRAKNDGKLSIWRAVGGTPQSVLSAAQLGMPLVVAIIGGMPIQFRNLIEFYKQEYQKAGHDVSKMQIAVHSHTFVSDDQKVVDGYFHNYKSQMDRIGSSRGWAPYTKMQYDGGRSKDGALFIGSPAEVADKIAYMKEIFGITRFIGHMDVGDPAHDVMMKSIELFGKEVKPVLKDL is encoded by the coding sequence ATGGAATTAGGAATAGGAATGTTCGGGGATTTGGCTTTTGACCAATCTACCGGAAAATATAGAGATGCAGGGATTAAGATTCGTGAAATATTAGATCAGGTAAAATTCATGGATGAGGTAGGGCTTGATGTGTTCGCCATGGGAGAACATCACCGTCCGGATTATGCTGTTTCCTCTCCGGAAATAGTATTGGCGGCGGCAGCAAGTATTACCAAAAATATAAAACTAGCCAGTGGCGTTACTGTTTTGAGTTCTTCGGAGCCGGTAAAAGTATATGAGGATTTTTCAACACTGGATTTGATTTCAGATGGAAGAGCAGAGATCTTTGTGGGACGCGGAAGTTTCATTGAATCATTTCCGTTGTACGGATACTCATTGAATGATTATGAGCAGCTATTTGACGAAAAATTAGAATTATTACTGAAAATCAATTCTGAGGAAAACGTAAGCTGGTCAGGGAAACTTCGTGCTCCAATGCAAAACCAAACCGTCTATCCACGAGCAAAAAATGACGGAAAACTTTCTATCTGGAGAGCTGTAGGAGGAACTCCGCAGTCTGTGTTGAGTGCAGCACAGCTAGGAATGCCTCTGGTGGTAGCTATTATTGGAGGAATGCCGATCCAGTTTAGAAATCTGATCGAATTCTATAAACAGGAATACCAAAAAGCAGGACATGATGTTTCGAAAATGCAGATCGCTGTTCATTCCCATACTTTTGTGAGTGATGATCAAAAAGTGGTGGATGGGTATTTTCATAATTATAAATCTCAGATGGATAGAATAGGGTCGTCCAGAGGATGGGCTCCCTACACAAAAATGCAGTATGACGGAGGAAGAAGCAAAGACGGAGCCTTATTTATCGGAAGTCCGGCAGAGGTAGCAGATAAAATTGCTTATATGAAGGAGATTTTCGGAATTACAAGATTTATCGGACACATGGATGTGGGAGATCCTGCTCATGATGTGATGATGAAATCTATCGAATTATTCGGTAAAGAAGTGAAACCTGTTTTAAAAGATTTATAA
- a CDS encoding intradiol ring-cleavage dioxygenase: protein MKTMNRKGFLKSLGLAGVTAVAAPLLIHCGNDDDITDSSSGTSTGSGSTGCSVTNTETEGPFPTKSPSSLVQSNIVSDRTGVPFTITITVQNVNTSCAILQGAFVDIWHCDKDGNYSEYGGTGMQPTNYTTVHFLRGRQTTDSNGQVKFTSIFPGWYNGRATHIHVHIYNSAGQSLLVTQIAFPEGSDSAVVQVAASTGYKGMTGYTYNANDNVFSDGTANEMSTISGSVSGGFTLTHTIKVSA from the coding sequence ATGAAAACAATGAATAGAAAAGGCTTTCTGAAAAGTCTTGGATTAGCCGGAGTAACAGCTGTTGCCGCTCCTCTTTTGATCCATTGCGGAAATGATGATGATATTACAGATTCATCTTCTGGTACCTCAACAGGCTCAGGTTCTACAGGATGTTCGGTTACCAATACAGAAACTGAAGGGCCGTTTCCTACAAAATCTCCATCCAGTCTCGTTCAAAGTAATATTGTCAGTGACAGAACAGGAGTTCCTTTTACGATTACCATCACGGTACAGAATGTAAATACAAGTTGTGCTATTTTACAGGGCGCTTTTGTAGACATCTGGCATTGCGATAAAGATGGAAACTACTCTGAATATGGAGGAACTGGGATGCAGCCCACCAACTATACTACGGTTCATTTTTTAAGAGGAAGACAGACCACAGATAGTAATGGCCAGGTAAAATTCACATCTATTTTTCCGGGTTGGTATAATGGAAGGGCTACTCATATTCATGTCCACATTTACAATTCTGCGGGCCAGTCTTTACTGGTGACTCAGATTGCATTTCCGGAAGGAAGCGACAGTGCAGTGGTACAGGTTGCTGCAAGTACAGGATACAAAGGAATGACCGGATATACATACAATGCCAATGATAATGTATTCAGTGACGGAACAGCTAATGAAATGTCAACTATTTCCGGAAGCGTAAGCGGTGGTTTTACCCTTACTCATACTATAAAAGTATCGGCATAA
- a CDS encoding LytR/AlgR family response regulator transcription factor has product MIKAIALDDEILALKIIENYAGKIENLSLEKVFNTQSDAQKYLNKFPVDLIFLDIEMPSKNGMDFYKNISQHTKVIFTTAYSEYAVDAFSINAVDYLLKPFSFERFKAAVEKVKNSADADEIRYLSIRADYKLHKINFNDIVLIEGLDDYIQIHLNDHSTITARSSMKNILEKLPEKDFVRVHRSYIVPVQNIKTIVNRNIYIGDFIIPIGETYKDLVMKIVNK; this is encoded by the coding sequence ATGATAAAAGCCATCGCTCTTGACGATGAAATTCTCGCCTTGAAAATCATTGAGAATTACGCCGGAAAAATTGAAAACCTTTCTCTTGAAAAGGTCTTCAATACGCAAAGTGATGCGCAAAAATATCTTAACAAATTTCCTGTAGACCTCATCTTCCTCGATATAGAAATGCCTTCCAAAAACGGAATGGATTTTTATAAAAACATCTCCCAGCATACCAAAGTAATCTTTACAACGGCTTATTCAGAATATGCTGTAGATGCATTCAGCATTAATGCAGTTGATTATCTTTTAAAACCATTTTCTTTCGAAAGATTCAAGGCCGCAGTGGAGAAAGTAAAAAACAGTGCTGACGCTGATGAAATAAGATACCTTTCCATACGCGCTGATTACAAACTTCATAAAATCAATTTCAACGATATTGTACTGATTGAAGGATTAGATGATTATATCCAGATCCATTTAAACGACCATTCTACCATCACCGCACGCTCTTCTATGAAAAATATCCTGGAAAAGCTCCCTGAAAAGGATTTTGTGAGAGTACACCGATCTTATATTGTTCCCGTACAAAATATTAAAACCATTGTCAACCGCAACATCTACATTGGAGATTTCATTATTCCTATCGGGGAAACTTACAAAGATCTGGTGATGAAGATTGTGAATAAATAA
- a CDS encoding sensor histidine kinase: protein MKKIGQHIILILLLLTIPIVSSPDFDGTLSVFKVSPFQREFIRFVLVVLFFYLNLNLFLPKFYSKKRYVLFIICLLICFGMMVFVPNYLTAENRITAQHFPMQMQPPPVNPNGNIPPPPMEQGFSQRNFQSGNNSFYAQMIFSSLLPFLFSFLSSLFIFKNIEKKELERSKAKAELLSLKYQLQPHFLFNILNSIYSLALLKSDDTPNGILKLSNVMRYVVQESSKDLVKLSKEIEYVKDYIALQLIRTDSSLDFSYTETGETKNLQIAPFILVNFIENAFKYGFNAEENSKITVTIMIREEQLHFQVFNNIVNRNITDEESLKVGLKNTLEHLQQVYPGKHSLSMINDGKTFEVDLKIKLL, encoded by the coding sequence GTGAAAAAAATCGGGCAACATATTATCCTTATTTTGTTACTCTTAACAATCCCGATTGTTTCTTCTCCGGATTTTGACGGAACGTTGTCCGTTTTTAAAGTGTCTCCATTCCAGCGAGAGTTTATCCGTTTTGTATTGGTAGTTCTCTTTTTTTATCTCAACCTCAATCTGTTTCTTCCAAAGTTCTACAGCAAAAAAAGATACGTTCTGTTTATCATCTGTCTTTTGATCTGTTTTGGAATGATGGTTTTTGTACCTAATTATCTTACTGCAGAAAACAGGATTACTGCACAACATTTCCCTATGCAGATGCAGCCACCTCCTGTAAACCCCAATGGAAATATACCTCCGCCACCCATGGAGCAGGGATTTTCTCAGAGAAATTTTCAATCTGGAAATAATAGTTTTTATGCACAGATGATCTTTTCATCACTCCTTCCCTTTCTGTTTTCATTTTTATCTTCCCTTTTTATTTTTAAAAATATTGAGAAAAAGGAACTGGAACGTTCCAAAGCCAAAGCAGAATTATTAAGTTTAAAATACCAATTGCAGCCTCATTTCTTATTTAATATTTTAAACTCGATTTATTCACTCGCTTTACTCAAATCTGATGATACTCCCAACGGAATTCTGAAGCTTTCCAATGTCATGCGCTATGTGGTACAGGAAAGCAGTAAAGATCTGGTAAAACTCAGCAAAGAAATTGAATATGTAAAAGATTATATTGCTCTTCAGCTGATCAGAACAGACAGCAGCTTGGATTTTTCTTATACTGAAACTGGCGAAACAAAGAATTTACAGATAGCACCTTTTATTTTGGTTAATTTTATTGAAAATGCCTTCAAATATGGCTTTAATGCAGAAGAAAATTCTAAAATAACCGTTACAATAATGATCCGGGAAGAACAGCTTCATTTTCAAGTTTTTAATAATATTGTGAACCGGAATATTACAGATGAAGAAAGTTTAAAAGTGGGATTAAAAAATACTCTTGAACATTTACAACAGGTTTATCCGGGAAAACATTCATTGAGCATGATCAATGACGGGAAGACTTTTGAAGTTGATTTAAAAATTAAATTACTATAG
- a CDS encoding AAA family ATPase, which translates to MIPVQLTIEGLYSYQEHQTIDFRNLTEAGLFGIFGAVGSGKSSVLEAISFALYGETERLNMRDKRAYNMMNLKSNSSYIEFDFVNYENKLFRATRDFKRNSKKFEEVKPNAITFYEHINGKWIPLDHSNAEIIIGLSYSNFKRTIIIPQGQFKEFLELGAAERTNMMKEIFNLQKFDLQNNVSALHVKNRSELDQLEGQLKGFEEINEEKIKIQKEQLAKEQKLLSESNEKLEKISQTYQQLKNLKSDFDSLQQNKEKFTKLSEEKPQIDALEAQMELYDRVFRIFNPLIIEKNKLSKEIADKRNDKEQQIKSWQETEKAFTIIKEQLTALEPKFKALEQSRIQENDLNLIIQILKFSEEIKVLNERTQKGSEKVKEVDINKEKIQKTIDELSALVKNLKEQKLNSALLSEVGNWFIQQKNLKKSLQEQTEKVEKHQKQIGEIAEELQPFAYHENYKDDFKNRRETLETKKKELSQKLDHLKIQKELSRFASELHDGENCPLCGSKEHPHIVEFHDVNAELQEVQEKITSVEQEVIGLQKQEAEIDKILDRKKIFEEQLLSEQKTVLHIQQNIETHLQNFIWKPFSPDQEEDFEKKRSDSFTLEKKIEETERNVTLEREALEKEAKTLEKYKSALEGFRMEEVSKQEQINISRSGLKILNWNLYAQKEITEIEEAYQKLVQSNKETEENYQKALQQEKILSPKLAEQRAIVNQSEKQITELEKEISGNEEAIGKALADQNFTQFREVENILLQDINVQLVRVKIQNFKVEFEALKKFIIELELKLKGLSFDNEQFSLAEQQFQEAQSEQKKISDSVVTKTAEIDRLEKEFVKKETLLKELAKLQKRAENLKIMMNLFKGAGFVQYVSSIYLRQLCDHANVRFHRMTRNQLSLQLNENNDFEIIDYLNEGKSRSVKTLSGGQAFQVSLSLALALAESVQANAQADKNFFFIDEGFGTQDTESVNIVFETLTNLMKENRIVGIISHVEELKEKIPTALNIIKDEERGSLIEIV; encoded by the coding sequence ATGATCCCTGTTCAATTAACAATCGAAGGACTTTACTCCTATCAGGAACACCAGACTATTGATTTCAGAAATCTTACTGAAGCGGGATTATTTGGTATTTTCGGTGCTGTGGGTTCCGGAAAATCATCCGTTTTAGAAGCGATTTCGTTTGCTCTTTATGGGGAAACGGAGCGTCTGAACATGCGTGATAAAAGGGCTTACAACATGATGAATCTGAAATCAAACAGTTCTTATATAGAATTTGATTTTGTGAATTATGAGAATAAGCTTTTCCGTGCTACCCGTGATTTTAAAAGAAATTCAAAAAAATTCGAAGAAGTAAAGCCTAATGCCATTACTTTTTATGAGCATATTAATGGCAAATGGATTCCTTTAGATCATTCGAATGCAGAAATAATTATTGGTTTAAGCTATTCCAATTTTAAAAGAACCATCATTATTCCGCAGGGGCAGTTCAAAGAATTCCTTGAATTGGGTGCTGCAGAAAGAACGAATATGATGAAGGAGATTTTTAATCTTCAGAAATTTGATCTTCAGAACAATGTTTCTGCACTCCATGTAAAAAACAGATCTGAACTGGATCAGCTGGAAGGACAGCTAAAAGGTTTTGAAGAAATCAATGAGGAAAAAATCAAGATTCAGAAAGAACAGCTGGCAAAGGAACAGAAACTCCTTTCGGAATCCAATGAAAAGCTGGAAAAGATTTCCCAAACTTATCAACAGCTGAAAAACTTAAAAAGTGACTTCGATAGTTTACAGCAGAATAAGGAAAAATTCACTAAACTTTCTGAAGAAAAGCCTCAAATAGATGCTCTGGAAGCACAAATGGAATTATACGACCGTGTTTTCAGGATTTTCAACCCGTTGATTATTGAGAAAAATAAGCTTTCAAAAGAAATTGCTGATAAACGAAACGATAAAGAACAACAAATCAAAAGCTGGCAGGAAACTGAAAAAGCTTTTACCATCATAAAAGAGCAGCTCACAGCTCTTGAACCAAAGTTTAAGGCCTTGGAGCAATCCAGAATCCAGGAAAACGACCTGAACCTCATCATTCAGATCCTGAAATTTTCTGAAGAAATCAAAGTTCTGAATGAAAGAACACAGAAAGGTTCCGAAAAGGTAAAAGAAGTTGATATCAACAAAGAAAAGATTCAAAAGACCATTGATGAGCTTTCTGCCCTGGTTAAAAACTTAAAAGAACAGAAACTTAATTCTGCCTTACTTTCAGAAGTCGGAAACTGGTTTATTCAACAAAAAAATTTAAAAAAATCCCTGCAGGAACAAACCGAAAAGGTTGAGAAACATCAAAAACAAATCGGAGAAATTGCAGAAGAATTACAACCTTTTGCCTATCATGAAAATTATAAAGATGATTTCAAAAACAGGAGAGAAACCTTAGAAACAAAGAAAAAAGAGCTTTCTCAGAAACTGGATCACCTTAAAATACAAAAAGAACTTTCCCGTTTTGCCAGTGAACTTCATGACGGTGAAAACTGCCCTCTTTGCGGGTCTAAGGAACATCCGCATATTGTGGAATTTCACGATGTGAATGCTGAGCTGCAGGAAGTTCAGGAGAAAATAACATCGGTTGAGCAGGAAGTAATCGGTCTTCAAAAGCAGGAAGCAGAAATTGATAAGATTCTCGACCGCAAAAAAATCTTTGAAGAACAGCTTCTTTCGGAGCAGAAAACTGTTCTTCACATTCAACAAAATATTGAAACCCATCTTCAGAATTTCATCTGGAAACCATTCTCTCCGGATCAGGAAGAGGATTTTGAAAAAAAACGCTCAGACTCTTTTACGCTGGAAAAAAAGATTGAAGAAACAGAACGAAATGTAACACTGGAAAGAGAAGCACTGGAAAAAGAGGCTAAAACGCTGGAAAAGTATAAAAGTGCTCTGGAAGGTTTCCGCATGGAAGAGGTTTCAAAACAGGAACAGATTAATATCAGCCGTTCCGGTCTTAAGATCCTGAACTGGAATCTGTATGCTCAAAAGGAAATAACAGAGATTGAAGAAGCTTATCAAAAACTTGTACAATCCAATAAAGAAACTGAAGAAAATTATCAGAAGGCATTGCAGCAGGAAAAAATTCTTTCTCCAAAACTGGCGGAGCAAAGAGCAATTGTCAATCAATCTGAAAAACAGATTACCGAGCTTGAAAAAGAAATTTCCGGAAATGAAGAAGCTATTGGTAAGGCTTTGGCAGATCAAAATTTCACTCAATTCAGAGAAGTTGAAAATATCTTGCTTCAGGACATCAATGTTCAGCTTGTAAGAGTCAAAATCCAGAATTTCAAGGTTGAATTTGAAGCTCTAAAGAAATTCATCATCGAACTGGAATTAAAACTGAAGGGACTTTCATTCGATAACGAACAGTTTTCTTTGGCTGAACAGCAGTTCCAGGAGGCGCAAAGTGAGCAGAAAAAAATCAGTGATTCCGTAGTTACCAAAACTGCAGAAATAGACCGACTGGAAAAAGAATTCGTAAAAAAAGAAACTCTTTTAAAGGAACTGGCAAAACTCCAGAAACGTGCTGAAAATCTAAAAATCATGATGAATCTGTTTAAAGGAGCAGGTTTTGTACAATATGTTTCGTCTATTTATCTGAGACAGCTTTGTGATCATGCGAATGTGCGTTTCCACCGGATGACAAGAAATCAGCTAAGCCTTCAGCTTAATGAAAATAACGATTTTGAAATCATTGATTACCTCAACGAAGGAAAAAGCAGAAGTGTAAAAACACTTTCGGGAGGACAGGCCTTTCAGGTTTCTTTAAGCCTTGCGCTGGCATTGGCAGAAAGTGTTCAGGCCAACGCGCAGGCAGATAAGAACTTCTTTTTTATTGATGAAGGATTCGGAACTCAGGATACAGAATCAGTAAATATTGTTTTTGAAACCCTCACTAATCTGATGAAAGAAAACAGGATTGTGGGAATCATTTCTCACGTTGAAGAACTGAAAGAGAAAATCCCTACAGCGCTCAATATCATTAAAGATGAGGAAAGAGGAAGCTTGATTGAGATCGTATAA
- a CDS encoding exonuclease SbcCD subunit D translates to MKILHTADWHLGKRLDRFSRLEEQVLVMNEIVQIADEQNVDLVLIAGDLFDNFNPGVEAVELFYKTLKRLSLNGKRPVIAISGNHDSPSLINAPDALARECGIILIGHPKAEISPFGTEYFNITHSKEGFIELKIEGIDFPVRILHTPYANEIRLKEYFGENKEEEINKVLSQTWKNLADQFCDDSGVNLLTAHLYMNKRGSEVLEEPEGEKPIKIGNADLIFSDSIPEQIQYTALGHLHGFQNIGTKEKPVIYSSSPLCYSFSEAGQTKYVSIIDAEPGKPVSYEKKTLTKGRALVRKTFTSIDDTVSWLGENPYTFIELTLESETFLTADERRLIYQSHNGIVHLIPKVKNLELSEDQNHEINLSQDIDILFKDYFKSKNGGQEANEELMNLFNEILNA, encoded by the coding sequence ATGAAAATCCTCCACACTGCCGACTGGCATTTGGGTAAACGCCTCGACCGTTTTTCAAGACTAGAAGAACAGGTTTTGGTGATGAATGAAATTGTTCAGATTGCCGACGAGCAAAACGTTGATTTAGTTTTAATTGCCGGAGATTTATTCGATAATTTCAATCCAGGTGTAGAGGCCGTTGAACTTTTTTATAAAACTTTAAAACGGTTATCACTAAACGGTAAACGTCCGGTAATTGCTATTTCCGGTAATCATGATTCTCCCAGTTTAATCAATGCTCCTGATGCTCTGGCCAGGGAATGCGGAATCATTTTAATAGGCCATCCTAAAGCAGAGATCAGCCCTTTTGGTACAGAATATTTCAACATTACCCATTCAAAAGAAGGCTTTATCGAACTGAAAATAGAAGGAATAGATTTCCCGGTAAGAATTCTTCACACTCCTTATGCCAATGAAATCCGGTTAAAGGAATATTTTGGTGAAAATAAAGAGGAAGAAATCAACAAAGTTCTTTCACAGACATGGAAAAATCTTGCCGATCAGTTTTGTGATGATTCCGGAGTTAATCTTCTGACCGCCCATTTATATATGAATAAAAGAGGTTCGGAAGTTCTGGAAGAGCCGGAAGGAGAAAAACCTATTAAAATCGGAAATGCAGATCTTATTTTTTCGGATAGCATTCCTGAACAGATTCAGTATACAGCCTTGGGCCACCTGCATGGGTTTCAGAATATCGGAACGAAGGAAAAACCTGTTATTTATTCTTCTTCTCCTCTGTGCTACAGTTTCAGTGAAGCGGGACAGACAAAATATGTTTCCATTATTGATGCAGAGCCGGGAAAACCTGTTTCTTACGAGAAGAAAACACTGACAAAAGGAAGAGCTTTAGTCAGAAAAACATTTACCTCCATTGATGATACAGTCAGCTGGTTAGGTGAAAATCCATATACATTTATAGAACTTACACTGGAAAGTGAGACTTTTTTAACAGCTGATGAACGAAGATTAATCTATCAGTCGCACAACGGAATTGTTCACCTTATTCCCAAAGTAAAAAACCTGGAATTATCAGAAGATCAAAACCATGAAATCAATTTAAGTCAGGATATTGATATATTATTTAAAGACTATTTTAAATCCAAAAACGGCGGGCAGGAAGCCAATGAAGAACTGATGAATTTGTTTAACGAAATTTTAAATGCATAA
- a CDS encoding VF530 family DNA-binding protein yields the protein MEQQSKDPLHGKRLDAILEELVEYYEGFEKLGEQINIKCFTDNPSISSSLKFLRKTPWARTKVESLYLFVLRQKKREEGRRK from the coding sequence ATGGAACAACAGTCCAAAGATCCTTTACATGGAAAAAGGCTGGATGCTATCCTTGAAGAACTCGTAGAATACTATGAAGGTTTTGAAAAGCTTGGCGAACAGATCAATATAAAATGTTTTACAGATAACCCAAGTATAAGCTCTTCCTTGAAGTTTTTAAGAAAAACACCCTGGGCAAGAACAAAAGTTGAAAGTCTGTATCTCTTTGTCCTGAGACAGAAAAAAAGAGAAGAAGGTAGAAGAAAATAA
- a CDS encoding peptidylprolyl isomerase, producing MTIENNHVVAVRYILHTIEADGTKVLVEETTAENPLTFLYGVGMMIPKFEQNILGLKAGDKAAFVIQPEEAYGERQPDAIAQLPIEMFKESGTPPIGAILPLSDNQGNNFQAFVVEVTPEVVVADLNHPMAGKVLDFEVEVLNTRPATEEELAHGHAHGIDGTDAH from the coding sequence ATGACAATTGAAAACAATCACGTTGTAGCTGTACGTTACATCCTTCACACTATCGAAGCGGACGGAACTAAAGTTCTTGTAGAAGAAACAACAGCAGAAAATCCACTTACATTTTTGTATGGTGTAGGAATGATGATTCCAAAGTTTGAACAAAATATCTTAGGTTTAAAAGCTGGTGATAAAGCTGCTTTTGTTATTCAGCCTGAAGAAGCTTATGGTGAAAGACAGCCTGATGCTATCGCTCAATTGCCAATTGAGATGTTCAAAGAATCAGGAACTCCACCTATTGGAGCTATTTTACCTTTATCTGATAACCAAGGGAATAATTTCCAGGCATTTGTGGTAGAAGTAACACCAGAAGTTGTAGTTGCAGATCTTAACCACCCAATGGCAGGTAAAGTGTTAGACTTTGAAGTAGAAGTTTTGAACACACGTCCGGCAACTGAAGAAGAATTGGCACATGGTCATGCTCACGGAATTGACGGTACTGACGCTCACTAA
- a CDS encoding YchJ family protein produces MDCPCCSGKSYEECCKPYHTGEKHAPTAEALMRSRFSAFAIPNGEYLMETTLPGKRKYHNKKDLQEWGEINQWTKLEIIRTPTLNHVEFKAYYTDQDGHPQLHHEFSLFQKMHERWYYVSGEFLD; encoded by the coding sequence ATGGACTGTCCCTGCTGTTCAGGAAAATCCTACGAAGAATGCTGCAAGCCTTATCATACCGGAGAAAAACATGCTCCAACGGCTGAAGCTCTGATGCGTTCAAGGTTCTCCGCGTTTGCTATTCCCAATGGTGAATATCTGATGGAAACCACTCTTCCCGGAAAAAGAAAATATCACAATAAGAAAGACCTTCAGGAATGGGGAGAAATCAACCAGTGGACAAAGCTGGAAATCATCCGGACTCCCACTTTAAATCATGTAGAGTTTAAAGCCTATTATACAGATCAGGATGGCCATCCTCAACTTCATCATGAGTTTTCTCTTTTTCAGAAAATGCATGAACGCTGGTATTATGTTTCAGGAGAATTTTTGGATTAA